The Salicibibacter halophilus DNA window ATGGGATCTTTTGAAGAGAACGTCACAACATTAGGTGAAATCTTTGACGCTGAGGAGGAAGCAGAAAATCAACTGGCCGACATTCAAACGAGGATCTCCGAAGTTGGAGAACAGGTGAATGAATCCGAACAAGACGGTTTAATTCTTTCTGTGGATGATGGTTCTGCCAGTGCCTACGGCGCAGGTTCCCGTTTTGGCATTATCCATGATGAACTTGATGTCACTCCTGCTGATGAAAATATTGATGCAGAAACGCACGGAGAAAATGTTTCTTTTGAGTATATTGCCGATGTTGACCCAGATAACCTGTTCGTATTGGATCGCGGAGCAACTGTCGGAAGCGACGAAGAAGCAAGCCTAAATGCAATCCTTGATAATGAACTTGTAGAATCAACTACTGCTGCTCAAAATGATAACATTATCCAAATGTCTGGTGATTATTGGTATCTGAGCTATGGTGGATTAGAATCCACGAATCAAATGATTGACGAAGTTGAAGATGGTTTTGAAGAATCTTAAGCAGCTAACAAGGATCCCTCGGAAATATCACGAGGGATCCTTGTTTAGCTGTAATTATTTTATAATACCGGCAAAGTTCCCGCTTAACACCTGCTTGTCCTTTTGATTCGTACATAGAAACGTTGCGTTTATAGAAAGTCTATTCTCCTTCATCTTTTCAAGTCCCTGGATGGTCACATCACATACGATTTTATCGCCGGTAAAAACAGGCCTCATGAACTCAAAATTCATTGTGCGTGCCATCACATTATAATCCCCGCCGACTTTTGTCGGTAATGTAGCTGTCAGCAGCCCTTGAACGACAAGCCGTCCTAATTCATCCGGCGTGGTATGGTGAATCCCTTCATCCAAAGATGCCTTTGTGAACATTTCGACATCTTCTTTTGTGAATGTTCTTTCAAAAGTAATAACTTGACCAACTTCCAAGTTCATTAATAATCCCCCTGTCATTGAAGTGATTTTCTACCCTTTACTATTACCTTCCCTCTTATTTTATCAAATTCTATGATAGGAAAAAGAATGTGGTATCCTATTGTTAAGCAATACGACTGGGGAGGCCTTTCAATAATGACGAACCTTGATTTTCTGTATGTTCAAACGAACGGGATAGAGCTTCATGTTGCGACAGCAGGCCCAAAAGAAGGCGAATTGGTGATTTTACTTCATGGCTTTCCTGAATTTTGGTTTGGATGGAGAAAGCAAATCCAACCTTTGGCAAATGCCGGTTACAAAGTCGTCGTTCCCGATCAGCGAGGATATAACAAAAGTCAAAAACCGGCCGGCATTCGTTCTTATGAAATCAATCAACTGCAAAATGACGTGATCGGCCTCATCAACTACTTCCAACGGGACCATGCAACGATCATCGGTCATGATTGGGGTGGAGCCGTAGCTTGGCACCTGGCAAGCACGCATCCTCACAAGGTTCGGCAGTTGATCGTAATTAACATTCCTCATCCGGGTGTCTTTCCGAAGGTGATGGCAACGACTCCTTCACAGTGGCTGAGAAGTTCGTACATGCTCTTTTTTCAATTTCCAAAGGTTCCGGAAAGTATTCTAAGCAACAACAACTTCAAAATAATGAAACAGGCTATTCAGTACAGCAGTCGACGAGGAACGTTTACACAAGATGATTTGGCTGCTTATAAAACTGCTTGGCAAAAACCAAAGGCTATAACGAGCATGTTGAATTGGTACCGCGCCATTTCCATTAGCATGTTGAGTGTAAGAAAAAGCTTTCCAATCAATGTGCCCACAAAAATAATTTGGGGAACCGGTGACCATTTTTTATCCAAAGCATTGGCAAAAGAAAGCCTGAAATTCATAGAGAGCGGATCGGGGATCTGGGTAGAAGAAGCCACGCATTGGGTGCATCAAGAACAACCCGAACTTGTGAATGATCAGCTCATTCGATTTTTAAATGAACCCGGTTCAAATGGACGCACAAAATAGGGGGACTCCTATGAGTTGGACTCCCTCCATGCTTTTGCTACCTTAAGCATGTTATAACCGAAGGCCTCTCGGCCACTTTTTATTAAAAATAAACCCGTAGAGACCGACTGAATGTACCCCCATTCCCATATCCCTTTTGTGTCTACGCCTGTTAATTTTCCAAGCATGGAACAACGTTTTTTGCCAATTTCTAAAGGCGCTTCCATTAAATCATCGAGCCACTCACGCATGAGGATACCCAGATCATAGGATGGTTCCGCTATCAAACCATCTGGGTCAATCAATTTAAATGAAGGTTGAGGCTCAGTTGTATCCTGAAGAGCATTTCCACTGTGAGCATCACCATGAACCAAAACAGCTTTTGAGAAGTCTGTATTGGTTAATCGAGATTCCAAAAAGGTGATCGAATGATCGATGACTGTCTTGGAACACGGCTTTCCAAGATCGTTCCAGAGCTTCGGAATAAAATTTTTGAACCATTCAATAAGACCATGCATCGATTGTAAATGATGGGGTTGTTTTATGGGTTTCCATGAATGTCTAAGCGTCGAACAGAGTATTTCAATTTCTTCCTGGGTGGAGTACTCTAGTTGAGACAAAGGCGGACCCAATCGTTCTAATAAAATAGCTCTTTGACGCATATCTTCATTTAACAACCGTACATAACCATCCCCATTTACAATCCGTAAAGCTTCAACTTCTTGCTCAATTACTGAGTTTCCCTCCATTTGAGGCATCATAACCTTTAGGATGGCGTTATCTCCATCTTGCGTTACAACAGTAGTCACAAAAGCTTCCGATCCACCTTCAAGTGTTTTTTCTATTTGTATGTCCCATTTCTGTTGTAAATCTTGGAGCGTATCCTTTAAATCATGTAACCATTTTTCACCTTCATCACCCAAGCTTCTCGCTTTTTGTTGCACAAATTCCGGAACAAGTTCACGTTGGTTATCCATCGTTTTTTCTCCCATGAGCCTTATTAAGATAATCACTTTAAACTACTGGAAATAAACATTGAGGCATCTTGATTCATAAAAATACGCTTTCCATGATAAAATGTATTCATTTCAATGGATTTAAATCCAACTTCGGATAATATTTTTTTCAGCCTTTCGTGCGAAAAACCGTTATGCACCTTCGGATGATTTATTTTATCGTTTTTGTCAAAATCAACAATCAGTAACTTGCCACCATCATTTAAAAGGTTGAACAATCTTTGTAAAATCACCTTAGTGTCCGGCATATGAAGCAGGACTAGTGACATTAAAACGATGTCTGCCTTAAGTTCAGGAGTTTCTTCAGTAAAATCTGAATGCAGTACTTTTGCGTTGGCTATTCCTTTGTGAGAAATTTTGACTTCCGCAACCTCTAACATTTGTTTTGATGAATCCACCAACAAAATAGCATCTACTAAATCCGATAATGCCAAACTAATTAGCCCTGTACCACTCCCATAATCTATTAAAAAATTTGATTTGCTATCTCGTAATACCGGCCTGCGATCGCAAGTCGATGTATGCCCGAGATTGATATGGAAAGAAGGAACAGCGAAGCGAATATGTCGAAGAGAGGGTAACATCGGCTTAAAAAAGAGCAAAACTGAGCCGGGATGACAATGCAAGCAAGGGAACGGAACAGACCTTCTTCATCGTACCCCGACCCGACGATTTCGGTCGTTCCGGGGTGCGTTAGACCTTTCATCGTACCCCCTACCCAACAATTTCGGTCGTTCCGGGGTGCGTTAAACCTTTTATCGTACCCCTGCCCAACGATTTCGGTCGTTCCGGGGTGCGTTGAACCTTCCATCGTACCCCTACCCATCGTTTTCGGTCGTTTCGGGATGCGTTGAACCTTCCATCGTACCCCTACCCAACAATTTCGGTCGTTTCGGGGTGCGTTAGACCTTTTATCGTACCCCTACCCGACGATTTCGGTCGTTCCGGGGTGCGTTAGGCCTTTTATCGTACCCCTACCCAACAACTTCCGTCGTTCCGGGGTGCGTTAAACCTTTTATCGTACCCCTACCCAACGATTTCGGTCGTTTCGGGGTGCGTTAGGCCTTTTATCGTACCCCTACCCAACAATTTCGGTCGTTCCGGGGTGCGTTGAACCTTCCATCGTACCCCTACCCAACAATTTCGGTCGTTCCGGGGTGCGTTGAACCTTCCATCGTACCCCTACCCATCGTTTTCGGTCGTTCCGGGGTGCGTTGAACCTTCCATCGTACCTCGACCCAACAACCTCATCCCCGGCAAAAAGAAATAGAAAAAGTAATGCATTTTTACACTGTTTTGTGGTCAAATCATCGATCGATTTAATTATATTTTCATAAACACCTACAAGCATCGCAATCGTACTTTCTACTAACTCCCGGGACATAAAGACAAAGGAGAACATATCATTGATATGCTCCCCTCCCTACATTATTGGGCATGCCGATGGACGAAAGCTTCAATGCGGGCGGTTGCTATTTGCAGGGCGTCCATAGACGTTGCGTAAGAACAACGAACATGGCCTTCGCCGCCCTTGCCGAATACCGATCCCGGCACAACCGCCACTTTTTCCTCTTTCAGCAATTGTTCGGCGAAT harbors:
- a CDS encoding siderophore ABC transporter substrate-binding protein, yielding MRKQLLGILTGVSVTAALTACGGGDTDEAAGDEGSSSDEEITVEHDLGETNVPENPETVVSFDFGLTDSIRELGGNISGIPKAGTVPEYLSELETDEYEDVGDLFEPNFELINEMQPDVIFISGRTADHYEELSEIAPTVYMDIDDEDYMGSFEENVTTLGEIFDAEEEAENQLADIQTRISEVGEQVNESEQDGLILSVDDGSASAYGAGSRFGIIHDELDVTPADENIDAETHGENVSFEYIADVDPDNLFVLDRGATVGSDEEASLNAILDNELVESTTAAQNDNIIQMSGDYWYLSYGGLESTNQMIDEVEDGFEES
- a CDS encoding hotdog family protein, whose amino-acid sequence is MNLEVGQVITFERTFTKEDVEMFTKASLDEGIHHTTPDELGRLVVQGLLTATLPTKVGGDYNVMARTMNFEFMRPVFTGDKIVCDVTIQGLEKMKENRLSINATFLCTNQKDKQVLSGNFAGIIK
- a CDS encoding alpha/beta fold hydrolase, whose product is MTNLDFLYVQTNGIELHVATAGPKEGELVILLHGFPEFWFGWRKQIQPLANAGYKVVVPDQRGYNKSQKPAGIRSYEINQLQNDVIGLINYFQRDHATIIGHDWGGAVAWHLASTHPHKVRQLIVINIPHPGVFPKVMATTPSQWLRSSYMLFFQFPKVPESILSNNNFKIMKQAIQYSSRRGTFTQDDLAAYKTAWQKPKAITSMLNWYRAISISMLSVRKSFPINVPTKIIWGTGDHFLSKALAKESLKFIESGSGIWVEEATHWVHQEQPELVNDQLIRFLNEPGSNGRTK
- a CDS encoding aminoglycoside phosphotransferase family protein, which codes for MDNQRELVPEFVQQKARSLGDEGEKWLHDLKDTLQDLQQKWDIQIEKTLEGGSEAFVTTVVTQDGDNAILKVMMPQMEGNSVIEQEVEALRIVNGDGYVRLLNEDMRQRAILLERLGPPLSQLEYSTQEEIEILCSTLRHSWKPIKQPHHLQSMHGLIEWFKNFIPKLWNDLGKPCSKTVIDHSITFLESRLTNTDFSKAVLVHGDAHSGNALQDTTEPQPSFKLIDPDGLIAEPSYDLGILMREWLDDLMEAPLEIGKKRCSMLGKLTGVDTKGIWEWGYIQSVSTGLFLIKSGREAFGYNMLKVAKAWRESNS